The Vigna radiata var. radiata cultivar VC1973A chromosome 6, Vradiata_ver6, whole genome shotgun sequence DNA segment ACGTTAGCACTTTTTTTTGCCATATCATTAATCCCTTAACTCTGTTTGTTTCTATTTAACGAAAGGGACTTCGTTGAcgcaaaatttattaaatgagaaTACATTTGATACTCTCTTAAAAGGAAAGACCCAATTGACAAAATTCagcaaaactaaaaacaaaataaactatcaaacctatcattatttactatttaagAGCATACatgttgaaaaattgaattattcttaatttgatGAGTAGACTAATCAAGCgcaaaaaaattaactatagttcataataaaataataggaaaAACCTAAATAAGGTGAATATTTgtagttgtaaaaaaaaaatagaagtcaCACGCACAATATCAATTTGacactttaaaatttttaaaaaaattaaaaataaatagataaataaaaataattaaaaaattttaaaaaatcagaGACTGGACAAAGACTTGCTTccattctttaaaaataaaaacccaatttataaaataaaacctaaGAGACCGAAAAATCTAGAAATCATATTTATGATTAAAccattaaattattgttataaattttgttttcctttccgTTTTCCCTTCTCTCAATTTTCTCCCAAACCAAACCCTCACCAACCCTttcgttcttcttcttcttcctcctcgtGGCGATCCGATCTGGCTGAGAGCGCTCCCTTGGCCTCTGCAAAATTAGCTGCATGAGCTGGTTTGGGAAGCTCCGTTTATTCGCCAATTTCAATTCCTTTCACTTCATTACTTCTCTCTTAATTTTTACCCTCCATTTTTCACCTCAATCTTCTTTGTCTCTATTCAATTCCAACGCTAAAACCAATTTCCATCGTAATTTCCTGATACCGTCTCACCATGAACTCCCCGTTCAAGAGTAATCATCAATTACGCAGAGGTTTCTTAATTATTCATCGTCATGCTGTTTTTTCAATTATTGTTGTGCCTGTGTTTATTTATCGTGTCTGCAGTTTCAGTATAATTTGATTTCGTTTGGTAGATATAAGTGCATTTGCTTGGCAACTACTTTTACGATACAGTAATCATGTGTTTTAACCAAATGCATTTTGTAGAATGAAAGGGTAAACGTTAACCCTTGCAGGTATACTTTGAACCTTCGAATAGATCTAGGGTTAGGCTGGTAGGGTGGGTCTAGCAATTGAACTTTCAAAAGTTATcttatatatttggaagaatAAGATTGCACTCTCTTGGAGTCTAGGCGTGGAGATGACTAAAATTTTTGCGAGTTTTATTCTCAATTGCAAGGTTTTAAACTGTTGTCTTGGTTGTGGATGGTTTTTCAGACAAAACCTGGGTTAGGTGCTTAGAAATAAAGATTACGATCATGATGATGTTTTTAGTGCTGAATATTGAGTGTGATTTGGAAAGGGAAACAACCTCTCGGGTCTTCCCACCGAATTATAGGTGCAGAAAGTCAAACTGAGCATTGCTTGTGCCAGCTTGTGTATCTgagatcatttttttttgtcaagttTTGCATCTATTTCTTTGTATCTGCTAAAATGGACTTAGATCTCATCTCCTTCCTTGTAGACCTTTGCTGTGCAAATGATCACAAACAGCAGGAGAGGTCCCCTTCGGTTATTGTGATAGGAGGTGGCATGGCTGGGATTGCCGCGGCACGTGCGCTTCATGATGCCTCATTTCAGGTATCCAGGCAAATAAAATCTTTAGCTATCTTTCACAGAAAATTTTGAGTTTATTGGACTTGCAAGCTACTCTAATACAAAGTTATTGATACTTTATTCAAGTTGTGCTGGTGGCTACCTGCATGGCTGCAATGATCCATATCTGAGATTGCAAGTAACATTTACTGATTGAATAATGaatactattaaaaattaattcttcTATGTTGAACCTCGTTCTGCATCCGCAAGAAGTTTAAAGTTAATTTCAATCTATTTCACTGGAAAAAAATGTTGAACTTTTCTATTATTGTGTTTGTTATGTTCTGGCTCAATTTAGAGGCAATGTCTAGGTAAGGttgtttacatgaaaacattttataatagcTGGTAAACTATTCTGGGTAGTATCGGTTTACTTGGTAAATTTGCTAGTTTAGAATTGATTGTTTTGTACATTGGTAAAAATAAACCATAGGAttggagaaaattaaaaactgcAGGAAGTGACAAAAACAAGCGAgcatatatttaacaaataaagagAGACGACCtctcctttaatttttttaatttccccTCTTGATCATACATACTTTTTTACTTGTTATGCTTTTCTGTCAGGTTGTTCTTTTAGAATCTAGGGAAAGACTTGGTGGCCGAATTCACACTGATTACTCATTTGGCTTTCCTGTTGACCTGGGTGCATCATGGTAATACTCAGACTCCttgttctcctttttcttttcatacgTTATCAAGAATGTGGCATTTCTCCCTTTACTAGTATTAAAAGTGGCAGACAATGATTCAGGTTGCATGGAGTTTGCAAGGAGAATCCACTGGCTCCATTGATTGGGAAGCTGGGACTACCTCTTTACCGTACAAGCGAGGATAATTCTGTCCTTTATGACCATGATTTGGAAAGGTAAAgagtttatctttttaatatttaaatgataagATATCTGTTTCTGCTGTACTTCCATGATTAATTGACTACTATAGAGTATGCTTCAATTTAGCCTCTGCTTATACTGAATAATATACATTGTTGAATAAAATCAACTTCTTGCAGCTATGCACTTTTTGATATGGATGGGAATCAAGTTCCCCAGGAGTTGGTAACAAAAATTGGTGAAAAATTTGAAGTGATTTTACAAGAGGCAAGTATGTTAATATTTCCAATTATATGGTTTATCTGATATATTGAATTGGCATCATGAAAAACACAATTTTTGTGGATTACATTGCTTTTCTGATTTATTCTGTCAATGATTTCACTTATCATGAGCATCACCTCTAAATATTGATCCTGTCTAATGCAGGCCAACAAAGTAAGAGATGAATTCAGTGAAGACATGTCCATACTTCGTGCacttaaaattgtttttgaaagaaaaccAGAATTGAGGTCATTATGGCATATAAAATCCTTTGATCactgttatttattttcttgaagctcgagtaatatataatttaactttcTCTATTATGCAGGTTGGAAGGGCTTTCCTACAAAGTGCTGCAGTGGTATTTGTGCAGATTGGAGGGCTGGTTTGCTGCAGATGCTGATGCCATATCGCTGAAATGTTGGGATCAGGTAATTTGACAAAACCCAGTTCGAGATGTTTTGGTTCCGTTATAGGCTTATgccactgaaatttgaattgcACGACAAATAATTGATCGGTGGTGGCCTGAAGTGAATGggaaactttttctctttcagctGTCTATTGTAGTTAttgttatgtgtgtgtgtgtgcttaTAGTTCGAGAATAAAGTGTTGATTGTAAAGTTTCAAACCTAGTTATGCCCTAAAGGTTTGGGTTTCAGGTTACATTACAAGCTGTGCCATTTATACTTGTTTATGTTTAGTATATTAGATATTAGATTAAAGGATGCATTACGAGATGGATAAGTGGCTTCATATGTGATTCTAGTCACATGTGCCAGTTAACTGTTAATTACCACTcgcattaactttttttttgtctgtaACTTATTCTTCCCTTTTTATCTGCCCACAGGAAGTATTGCTACCCGGTGGTCATGGTCTTATGGTCAGGGGTTACCAGCCAGTTATAAATACCCTAGCCAAGGGTCTTGACATTCGCCTTGGACACAGGTATGTATTAGTTTAAGTTGAGTTTTGGAAATCTGTGTCCTCAGTTATGTTccttaactaaatttaatggCATCGATAATACATCTTCTCAGGGTAACAAAAATAGTTAGGCAATATAATGAAGTAAAGGTGACAGTGGAAAATGGGAAAACATTTGTTGCAGACGCTGCTATTGTTGCTGTGCCTCTTGGGGTGCTGAAGTCGAAGAGCATACAATTTGAGCCAAAGCTACCAGACTGGAAAGAAGCTGCCATTTCTGATATTGGAGTTGGGatcgaaaataaaataattttacactttaaaaatgtattttggcCCAATGTGGAATTCTTAGGAGTAGTTGCAGAGACATCATATGGATGCAGCTACTTTCTTAATCTCCACAAGGCTACGGGTCGCCATGTCCTTGTTTACATGCCTGCTGGGCAGCTGGCCAAAGACATTGAGAAAATGTCTGATGAAGCAGCTGCTAACTTTGCTTTCATGCAGCTCAAAAAGATCCTTCCAGATGCTTCTTCACCGGTAACCATAATATTTCCTATGTTTAATATTACCTTTTTGCTATGCAAGAGAAGTAAAAGCTACAATCCATATTTATTTAGGTGGCGGACTCTTTTGTTGTCCATTTTAGTTCCTGAACTAATATTCTGACAATTGAATTCTTGACTACCCATTGGTGTTTCTGAGATGTAGTTTGTTTCAATTATGCAGATTCAGTATCTTGTGTCTCGATGGGGTACAGATATTAATACGTTAGGTTCGTATAGCTATGATGCAGTTGGAAAACCACATGATCTGTATGAGAGACTACGGGTTCCTGTAGATAATTTATTCTTTGCGGGGGAAGCAACAAGTATGCTGTATACGGGGTCTGTGCATGGTGCATTCTCTACTGGAATGATGGCTGCTGAGGACTGCAGAATGCGTGTCCTGGAGCGATATGGGGAGCTAGATTTGTTCCAGTCGGTAATGGGAGAGGATGCTTCAGTGATACCACTCCAGATCTCTCGTTTATAAATCTCAGGAGGCATTCATTATACACCCCCTTCTGCATTGCTTCTGTTGTCTAATGTTGTGTTGAACCCTTGATATGTATACCTAGACTTTGATAAATCTCGTGAAAATATGCAGAAATGAGTTATTAATTTGGAAAGACATGCGTGAACATATAGTTGTAGTTGTAATGCTAACACATTGCTGCTTACTTTACTGTCTTAAAGCTGTATTTTATCGCACAATCATTGAGTAGACCAGTAGGACATATTATCAAGTAATTTTCACACCGAACGGATCTTAAGGTGTGTTCATTCTGTGGACAATGCTTTAGAAACTAAGGGGGCTCAGTTTTTGAGTCTTCTGAAAATTATTTGGATGTTGAAAAATGAGACTAAGGCAATGAATGAAGGTAGAGGTTGTGCATGTTCGTtattgctgtttttttttttaccggAAGTATGACATAGAAGCTTTACTGGAACTGTTGTAAgcgaaattaaaatttgaaatttaccTTTCCAGAGaacttattttgtaattttaagcTAGAAAATTTCGTATTCCAAACGGATTTGGAAAACTTAATCTTTGGACCGAGGTCTAGCTGGAAGTTCATTATGACGTGCCTTCGGACGTGGTTCCAAAAACTGAATTTAGTGGCTTTTAAATTCTATATTCAATTTTTAGttataagaaatttttaaataattgaaggATCCTAGAAACTactttacattttgtttttgttgtagaaattaattatgtGATAATCACTACCCACAAGTTATGTGGAATATCTATGTATACCTCGATATGCGTACATGTGAGTATGGGTGTACAGGAGATGACGGAAAACACGATAGTATGGAACTGTGTGGACTTGGTGATGGAACATGTGTTGGTTTTTTTCAATAATGGTTACTGTTGGTTTGAAAGATGATAGTTCCAAATGTTGCTGCCATGATCGTAGTACAAACTCCAGCTAGTTGTACAGATTCTTTATTTGAgcaacattttcatattcttttttgttttatgttacaTTTACTTATCAGTGTGCATATTCCAGAGACAGAAGCagaacattttcatattctaaaCCTTTTGAAGAGTAATTTTACATACTAAACATGAAGGTCACCAACAGTAAGGAAATAATTGAAAGAAATGGACAAAATAACACTGGCCACCCAAAACAAGTTTTGTTGTTACAGGCCCATGCTTTATTAATTCTTCAATGGCATCATCAAAATTATTAGGataatgatgaaaaatataGCATCAATCCAATTGGTCGATCCCAATAGTAAAATGGATTCATCCAATTTGAAAAagtagtattttaaattaaatctcaTATTTTGATTCGATCCATTTAATTGGTTACCAAATAGATTTAAGTTAGTTTACTCTAAGTTcgtttttagaaagaaaaaaacattatttataattttagaaagattaaaaatgatattattttatgaagagAAACCTAGGCATGTTAGAATTGATATGTTAAGTCAAGTCATTTTGGGAGAAACAGtgtatcaaaatcaattttctaatatttgttaTCCAAACAAAAGTCAGGTTACAACAAACTCGTGTTTATTTATCATTACTTTCATAATCAAGATCAATTCTTGAAACAAAACTGCATGACATAGTTGTTCTGACAATTTGGGTTTTCATTATTACATATTAGATTCTCAAAGTTATGTGAACAGAAAGATAGAGAGAAGAAAGTCCTAAAGAACATTCCTTTGGTACTCCTACACTACATTCCTATGAAGATAAGGTGCATTCCTACTACCATGCCATGAAGAAAAAAGATGAATGCCTATGAGTCAGGAACCAGTTGATCTAAGGTGTCATTTTCTGCGGATCTTTTGATGCGAACAACAGCCTTTTCAACCTAAAAGGAATTAAAATTCGGTTCAGAAATTCACAACTTCACATGTGAGAAACAATAATGTGATGTAACATATGCAAGATGTTAGCAGAGTAAAGTTTTGATTACCTCTGCTTGCCAATTTGTTCTGGCAGTCAGAACTATTAGAGTTACTGTCTGTATAAGAACTCCAAGGATCATTCCCCACCAAATACcctataaaatttacaaatacatTGCATGAAATTTCTTCTTCACATACTGAACAAGTGAGAGCTGGATAGAATCAGTGATAGAAATGTTCCAAACTTACATCAACTCCTAAAGAAGTTTTAAAGCCAAGAACACATCCAACAGTAAGACCAACAAAATAGTATGAACCCAAGTTTACATAAGCCACTACTGCTTGCCATCCACTTCCAATTGCCACCCCTGAaatttttccaagaaaaattAACCATAGAAGGGATAAACCAAAGTTTGTGCTTGTGCTTGTGCACTTTTTATGGCTTTATTACCTGACAGTATTGGTTGAATGCCATTCAGGAAAACAGAAATGGCAAGCAAGGGAGTCAAATGAGACACAGCCTCAATGACTTCAGAGTCCGAAGTGAAAAGTTTGCTCAAAGTAACACGGAATATCAGAATAATCGAACAGAAAATCACACTAACGAGGATGCTGGTTCCACTCACTACAAAGACAGAAAACTTTGCTATTCTTGGATGGGATGCTCCTAATTCATTGCTGACTCTGATACTGCAATGATGGATCATTCCATTAGCATTTTGAGAAGGTTTTTGGAACGAAAAAATACATTGTTTTGTTGCTAACCTGGCTGCTGTACTAAGGCCCAACATGAATTGCATATCCCAGTTCAAATAGTTCATACTGAAACCACATTAAGATAGATGTTATGATTGTTGAGAATAATCTAAGTGTGAGTATAAATCCCATTCTGagtaaaaatgacaaaattaaagcacaaaacaagaagaaatcTTCCAAGACTATATTTATTGCATACCAAATTGAAATTGAGTCCAGTGAGATTGTGGGATTGGAGAGAAGTCCTGATATAAGCACCAGTCCTTGGCTGTACCATATTTCCAAACTGCATTAAGATACCCTTTTAGATTAGTAGAACAAATTGATGTAAATTATCATGTGTGACTGTGCATCTATGCAGAATAACACTATGTTGGGATAGAAGTTGCAAGATATTTAGAgaatttattatgtattaaataaggAATGAAGATTTTAATGGTGAGAGTAAAAATACTTGAGTTCCTTTAACTGAAATATACACATTAGCTAAATAGTTCATGCACTAATTTCGAAAGTGGTTTCTTCAAAAGTTtccttataaatataataaattttcttgAATGTAAGAAGATATTATAATCCTTTTGTCCCTTTCATTTTTATAGCACAATAAatgtataaaagtaaattacttaaaaagttAAGTGAATAGTAAGagtataaatgataaaaaaaaggtaagtaGTACAGTCAGTagaaaaaatatctttcaaaaattCTAGAGTACTTTAAGAGTTATAGGCAcctcaattttttatttgttaacaaTTGTAAATGGTGTATAGAAATTAAGATTCATTTATGTATAAAAGAATGTATGTAAAAGTAAAAACTGGGGAGAGATTGACATATAGTGATAAAGTCATACCATAACATGATAGCAGAAGCAACTGTGAGCTTGAAATAAGGCCAAATTCCTCTGAAGGCTTTTACACTGAAACCAGTCCATGTTTCCTTGCATGATGGGCTAAATATGATGTAGAAGCCATTCAACAAGACAAGAAGCCACCAAGAAAAACTGAGAGAAAGGGCTGCCCCTAGAAGGCCATAGTCCAAAACATAGACAACTACCCAAGTGAGAAGAATGTGAACAAGGAACACACCAACTGACATATATGCAAGAGGATTCACAATGTTCTGAGCTTGGAGGAACCTCTGCATTGGACAGCTTATAGTAAATGCATAGAGTTGGGGAATGAGTCCCCGGGAAAACACTTGCCCTCTCTCTGCTATGCTCTCTGACTGTCCTATGGCTTTCAGAAAATCCCCAGAAAACCAGTacagaaaagaaagaatcacTGCTGCTCCAATGTGTAAGATCACTGCTCTTTGCAATATTATGCTCATTGCTCCAAGCTTTTTTGCCCCATATGCTTGCCCACACACAGTTTGCACTGCACTTGCCATTCCCAACTGTTTAAGCAAAATATGTGCAATCATcacaaataatcaatcagtACTAGTATCATAATACTCTTACTCTGCTATAAGCTTTGCATAGTTTAAAACTACACAAAAATGAGTCATGTTAAGTAAAAAGTAAGAAGAAAACATTGATGATGTTCTATTGTTATGTTACGAATCAAACTTCAATTCTGATCAGAGAATAATGTCAGAATAATTCATGAAATTGCATCTGATTTTGTACCAGTGAAAGAATATGTTCAAAAGAGTATTTTAAGTAGTAGTGTTCATACCATAATACCATAAGCAAGACCCTGAATACCAACACTGGCTAGAGATGCCCCGGCAAGCTCTAGAGACCCCAAATGGCCAGTGAACATCAAGGTCACAAAACTAAGCATGTAATTGAAAATGGACACAACAATAGAAGACCCAGAGAGAAGCCATAGGAGCCTTGACTCCCACACAACAAGCTTTGACCACCATTTGAATGCAATAGGCCTATGTTCCAAGAATTCTTCAATGGCCTCAGATGACAAATTTTGAATCTGTGTGTGCGAGTCAAGCCTCACCAGTAAGGGTTGGTGCTCCAAAGTGCCATTGAAGTCCACGGAGCCCATGGTTATTGTGTGCACTACTGTACAAATCACAACCAGTTTGAGTGCATGGAGTGAGATATCACAAATAAGCAGTTATTTATGCATGTGGAAGAGTGAAATATTTGTTCACCAAAGATTATGCAGCTAACCTTCCAACATGTTGTGTTGCAGTTGTGTCCACGTGCTTGCATATGGTATCTATTTATTTGTACATCAAAAAAAGGAATCTTTTTAATGTCACCATTGATAAATAATTAGATGGCTCTCTCCAAtgtagtaataaaaaaaaaaacacttttctaCCCTTTTGAAAGATTGGTAGACTGACACtacaaaatatgtacaaaaagTTAACAGAAAATGTGATTTGTTCAAAATGAGAAGAACTGACATTCCTTCATGAAGCAGCTGAAAGTCTTCAATGGACTGTTAGAGTATCAgaagaacagaaaaaaaaataaaaatgaagaaagaaaaggatagaaaaaacattctatttttctcttcaaaatggTATGAATAAAAGATACTTTTTAGACTTCCTTCCCACCTCCTATAATTAAATGCAAAGTTTCTTTTTACAGCATCATTGCATTATACATATTCCCTACACctcattttttttcctcctgcacctccaattttatatatttacctTGATTTATTAAAGTCAAAACACAATTAACTAATTAATGATTACTTAATTGTGATGGAAGCATAAAGTTAAAGACTGCACAGCCCAGACCTCAGTTGCATGCCCCACCTAGCGGATGATCCAGTGCCATTGGTTTCAAATTATTCAAACTATTTCAACTATTACTgataatattctattttaaagTCTATTTCTAATTTCGTAATTTGCATAAGTTTAGTTTTCcgtaagaaatttaatttttaaatattaaattaatatatgatattttatatactttttatttattaatatgttttcttggtacttttactttatttatttgtttgttaatttattttaaatttattgtgtaATCTCTCAACTCAAAATAGTCAAATAGTGAAGTGCACAAAATACCAAATGCTAATAAAAGTGAAGtgaaaaaaatactatatatgGAACCCACGAAGGGGGTGCATGTAGATTAAGAATAAtactttaagaaaaatatttggatTGTTAAtagttagaaaaattattagtgattaagatattattaaataatcattaattatgttttgattttaataaataaaagataaatatgcAAAATTAGAGGTGTGGGAAGAAAGAAGTTAAGTGCAGAAAGCATAGCTTAAGAAGGGGTTGgtgtcttatttttaatttgaatggatcaaataagaaaaaaaaaattaaaaatattatctgaTAAGgacataattgaaaatataaaagaataagaagGTGCAGGATGAGATTGTGGTGCAGGGGAATCACttttatatgtatgtatatattaaatttattaactttcaaaataaatatattaagaaattatatttaatatttttaattgattaacagtatataaaaactttcattttaataaagtacATTCAATGTGGGCTGTGTTTTAGAGGGGGTTTAAGATTTTGTCTTTTTcctttaaaaggaaaaattaagtGTATTACAATAATGTTTGTAATGCCAACATGTTAGTGTtgaatatttcattataatgtgttgtcattgcttttaccaaaattaaatattgtgttAACACAGTAAGACATTgcagaatttattattttaattcattaacttAATTCCATCACTTATGACACAGAAACAAAtacatgtttaaattttaaggtttttctcaagtttaagatattttcttctttagatttggataaaaaaaaaagttaaaatatatttttatgcttaatttttcaggtgttgttattttttcaaaatccagccatcaatattttttcaaaatcgaGTAAACCTTTTCTAGTATGTTAAACTTCTCAATGAATTTTGGGAAGATTATTTTTTCTATGGATGTAAATTAGacatcttttttattaaaatgtacgtgtaattattgtttttaatgaaatggAATAGAAtgagtaattaatttaaatgaccAGCTCTTTTCAATGAGCCATGAAACCTGTTgtcaaaagattaaattatcaTCAGATAAAATACTTCATTTAAAACAgcattaaatttaataaatttaagtagTTTTATCCAACCATCTAGGGATCGTTGGATTTGAATATCTACATAAATACATTCCGTTCGATGTTTAACATAAGAATCATCAAGGTGATAAGATTCATGCTTGCAAGAGGTCAACCAGTTTcactataaaagaaatttacaaGTTTACAGCTCAAAAGATATATGTACAAAATTTCAGAAACAAGCAGAACAACGACATAGAAGCCAATTTGAAGGCTCTCAAAAATATTGAATCAACGCCATCTAATCTTCCATAACCATAACCGGTTCATCTATAAAACTTCTCCAAGAGCGTTGTCAATTACATCAATTGGCTCGGAAATCTAATTTCAATTCATGTCAAAACTGCTGATAAAGTTTTTACTTGTTATATGCATCAAATAGCAATTTCTGTTGATCTTTACCCAGCCCAGAGAACCACTTCCTCAAAATTTCAGCGTTATCAGAAACAGATATAGAATAAGCTGAAAGATTGATGTTGGAATGAAAAAGGGTTTCAAAATCAAGAGGAAGAAGACCAAACAGAGCACTGGCAGTGGCAAATTGAAGAGAAAGGTCTGCTTTCATGATATAGGAGCGAGAAAAATAAGCAAACAAATAACATCTCAAGTTTCT contains these protein-coding regions:
- the LOC106765160 gene encoding probable polyamine oxidase 2; the protein is MNSPFKSNHQLRRDLCCANDHKQQERSPSVIVIGGGMAGIAAARALHDASFQVVLLESRERLGGRIHTDYSFGFPVDLGASWLHGVCKENPLAPLIGKLGLPLYRTSEDNSVLYDHDLESYALFDMDGNQVPQELVTKIGEKFEVILQEANKVRDEFSEDMSILRALKIVFERKPELRLEGLSYKVLQWYLCRLEGWFAADADAISLKCWDQEVLLPGGHGLMVRGYQPVINTLAKGLDIRLGHRVTKIVRQYNEVKVTVENGKTFVADAAIVAVPLGVLKSKSIQFEPKLPDWKEAAISDIGVGIENKIILHFKNVFWPNVEFLGVVAETSYGCSYFLNLHKATGRHVLVYMPAGQLAKDIEKMSDEAAANFAFMQLKKILPDASSPIQYLVSRWGTDINTLGSYSYDAVGKPHDLYERLRVPVDNLFFAGEATSMLYTGSVHGAFSTGMMAAEDCRMRVLERYGELDLFQSVMGEDASVIPLQISRL
- the LOC106763242 gene encoding protein DETOXIFICATION 41-like, whose protein sequence is MGSVDFNGTLEHQPLLVRLDSHTQIQNLSSEAIEEFLEHRPIAFKWWSKLVVWESRLLWLLSGSSIVVSIFNYMLSFVTLMFTGHLGSLELAGASLASVGIQGLAYGIMLGMASAVQTVCGQAYGAKKLGAMSIILQRAVILHIGAAVILSFLYWFSGDFLKAIGQSESIAERGQVFSRGLIPQLYAFTISCPMQRFLQAQNIVNPLAYMSVGVFLVHILLTWVVVYVLDYGLLGAALSLSFSWWLLVLLNGFYIIFSPSCKETWTGFSVKAFRGIWPYFKLTVASAIMLCLEIWYSQGLVLISGLLSNPTISLDSISICMNYLNWDMQFMLGLSTAASIRVSNELGASHPRIAKFSVFVVSGTSILVSVIFCSIILIFRVTLSKLFTSDSEVIEAVSHLTPLLAISVFLNGIQPILSGVAIGSGWQAVVAYVNLGSYYFVGLTVGCVLGFKTSLGVDGIWWGMILGVLIQTVTLIVLTARTNWQAEVEKAVVRIKRSAENDTLDQLVPDS